A stretch of the Archangium violaceum genome encodes the following:
- a CDS encoding 4-hydroxy-3-methylbut-2-enyl diphosphate reductase, whose amino-acid sequence MRIPRNPIPLFAAVLLWTLSALAASPNTGTWTATAREDKLNLSFRFEERSQMGLTVPRSAFQGLNTADGADTKFQLVREAGTLNFEGRFSGGEGAGHYQFAPSASYRQEMAKLGYTEISPLEQLQLAIFDVGPARVKALAELGYTKMSHDQLLQVAIFQVTPEHIRELAGLGYLKLTFDELLSTRIHRITPQFISEAKGLGLGELSLEDLLTMRIHRVTPEYVREIREAGYPDVTLKQLVEMRIHAIDANYVRSLSRNKNTRGK is encoded by the coding sequence ATGCGAATCCCCAGGAATCCCATTCCCCTCTTCGCCGCCGTGCTGCTGTGGACCCTCTCCGCGCTGGCCGCCTCGCCGAACACCGGCACGTGGACGGCCACGGCGCGCGAGGACAAGCTGAATCTGAGCTTCCGCTTCGAGGAGCGAAGCCAGATGGGCCTCACCGTTCCCCGCTCCGCCTTCCAGGGGTTGAACACCGCGGACGGGGCGGACACGAAGTTCCAGCTCGTGCGCGAGGCGGGCACGCTGAACTTCGAGGGCCGCTTCTCCGGCGGTGAGGGCGCGGGCCACTACCAGTTCGCCCCCAGTGCCTCGTACCGCCAGGAGATGGCGAAGCTCGGGTACACGGAGATTTCTCCGCTCGAGCAGCTCCAGCTCGCGATCTTCGACGTGGGGCCGGCCCGGGTGAAGGCGTTGGCGGAGCTCGGCTACACGAAGATGTCTCACGACCAGTTGCTCCAGGTGGCCATCTTCCAGGTGACGCCCGAGCACATCCGCGAGCTCGCCGGGTTGGGCTACCTCAAGCTGACCTTCGACGAGCTGCTGTCCACGCGCATCCACCGCATCACACCCCAGTTCATCAGTGAGGCAAAGGGCCTGGGGCTCGGCGAGCTCTCCCTGGAGGACCTGCTGACGATGCGCATCCACCGCGTCACCCCCGAGTACGTTCGGGAAATCCGGGAGGCCGGCTACCCGGACGTCACGCTCAAGCAACTCGTGGAGATGCGCATCCACGCAATCGACGCGAATTACGTCCGTTCCCTCTCCAGGAATAAGAATACGCGCGGGAAGTAA
- a CDS encoding DUF5916 domain-containing protein produces the protein MLREWTLITGVVWAGMASAAVEGPGRNQFIHAARTSGPVVVDGRLDEDTWAKAPVFDGFVQRFPEAGKAPSERTELRVLHDDRNLYVAITCHDSEPALLNRNLGRRDSDLYSDRVKVLVDPTHDHRTAYVFTVNAGGVQSDGLYYDDRNYTEDWDGVWDAAVGTTGKGWVAELAIPLSLLRFPETPVQTWGFSVRRDIARRNEELETVLNPRTSNAVVSRLGHLTGMENLRPQRAVELVPYLAARTLARPQFSDAERPWPRLVDPSMDLGLDFRLALTSNLALTGTVNPDFGQVEADELILNLSTFETFFPEKRTFFTQGMELFNQVGGEGMPQTLFYSRRIGLGTPILGAAKLTGTVAEGVEVGLLDAVVTGPWQRDVDEARPDRNVGLYLTRPLHLGPNNALPTKPEVPMNYLAAVVRGKVGASSRVGGMVTMATPLIGGCTREDAALDEDEQPVPCLARGGNAAAVDFDLKTADGKYGLMGQVDGSQVVGGLPERTLRDGTVLRRGDMGFGGYVRAGKYGGEGFRWDVGYDFTSPRLDLNPSGFLRTQNEHAPRAALHYQRPDGMGPLKSYSAHLSGGSRWTTDGRNLERGSWINFNTVAQLPSFDSVGLEMGADFGGWNVRELEGSGVPLENEDMAFLALIVESNENRPVSAGGYVLAARHFQAGPVAPSWGWTTELYGTVRPHPALETRLELLLDRTTTAPRFIEDRGDDRFLLSPLLSDTLSLTLRQQWVVTPRLTLQAYAQLFTAYGAYGTYYEGVSDARRSPIRFSSLVPVEHENTDDFHDVGLNLNVVLRWEYRLGSTLYVVYTHGQQRLPVADGVRPPHSLMPHGLLAGAANDALMLKWSWYWGA, from the coding sequence ATGCTGCGCGAATGGACATTGATAACCGGAGTCGTGTGGGCGGGGATGGCGTCGGCGGCCGTCGAGGGACCGGGCCGCAACCAGTTCATCCACGCGGCGCGGACGAGCGGTCCGGTGGTGGTGGACGGCCGGCTGGACGAGGACACCTGGGCGAAGGCGCCCGTCTTCGACGGCTTCGTGCAGCGCTTCCCCGAGGCGGGCAAGGCCCCCAGCGAGCGCACCGAACTGCGCGTCCTCCACGATGACCGCAACCTCTACGTCGCCATCACCTGCCACGACTCCGAGCCCGCGCTCCTCAACCGCAACCTGGGGCGCCGGGACAGCGATCTGTACTCGGACCGGGTGAAGGTGCTGGTGGATCCAACGCATGATCACCGCACGGCCTACGTCTTCACGGTGAACGCGGGAGGGGTGCAGTCGGATGGCCTCTACTACGACGATCGCAATTACACCGAGGACTGGGATGGGGTGTGGGACGCGGCGGTGGGCACTACCGGGAAGGGCTGGGTGGCCGAGCTCGCGATTCCCCTGTCGCTGCTGCGATTCCCCGAGACCCCCGTGCAGACGTGGGGGTTCTCGGTGCGCCGGGACATCGCGCGCCGCAACGAGGAACTGGAGACGGTGCTCAACCCGCGCACCAGCAACGCGGTGGTGTCGCGCCTGGGACACCTGACGGGGATGGAGAACCTGCGGCCCCAGAGAGCGGTGGAGCTGGTGCCGTACCTGGCGGCGCGCACGCTGGCCCGGCCCCAGTTCTCCGACGCGGAGAGACCCTGGCCCCGGCTGGTGGACCCGTCGATGGACCTGGGGTTGGACTTCCGCCTGGCCCTCACCAGCAACCTGGCGCTGACGGGCACCGTCAACCCGGACTTCGGCCAGGTGGAGGCGGACGAGCTCATCCTCAACCTGTCCACCTTCGAGACCTTCTTCCCGGAGAAACGCACCTTCTTCACGCAGGGGATGGAGCTGTTCAACCAGGTGGGCGGAGAGGGGATGCCGCAGACGCTCTTCTACTCGCGGCGCATCGGGCTGGGGACGCCCATCCTCGGCGCGGCGAAGCTGACGGGCACGGTGGCCGAGGGCGTGGAGGTGGGCCTGCTGGACGCGGTCGTCACCGGCCCCTGGCAACGGGACGTGGACGAGGCGCGACCGGACCGGAACGTGGGCCTGTACCTGACGCGTCCGCTGCACCTGGGCCCCAACAACGCGCTGCCCACGAAGCCGGAGGTGCCCATGAACTACCTGGCCGCGGTGGTGCGCGGAAAGGTGGGCGCGAGCTCGCGCGTGGGGGGCATGGTGACGATGGCCACGCCCCTCATCGGTGGCTGCACGCGGGAGGACGCGGCGCTCGACGAGGACGAGCAACCGGTCCCGTGCCTGGCCCGGGGCGGAAACGCCGCGGCGGTGGACTTCGACCTGAAGACGGCGGACGGGAAGTACGGGCTGATGGGGCAGGTGGACGGCTCGCAGGTGGTGGGAGGCCTGCCCGAGCGCACGCTGCGGGATGGCACCGTGCTGCGCCGGGGGGACATGGGCTTCGGTGGCTACGTGCGAGCGGGGAAGTACGGAGGCGAGGGCTTCCGCTGGGACGTGGGCTACGACTTCACCTCGCCCCGGCTGGACCTCAATCCCAGCGGCTTCCTGCGCACGCAGAACGAGCACGCGCCGCGCGCCGCGCTGCACTACCAGCGCCCCGATGGCATGGGGCCACTGAAGTCCTACTCCGCCCACCTCTCCGGAGGCTCGCGCTGGACGACGGATGGACGGAACCTCGAGCGGGGAAGCTGGATCAACTTCAACACGGTCGCGCAGCTGCCGAGCTTCGACTCCGTCGGACTGGAGATGGGCGCGGACTTCGGCGGATGGAACGTGCGCGAGCTGGAGGGCTCGGGCGTGCCGCTGGAGAACGAGGACATGGCCTTCCTGGCGCTCATCGTGGAGAGCAACGAGAACCGGCCGGTGTCGGCGGGAGGCTACGTGTTGGCGGCGCGCCACTTCCAGGCGGGCCCGGTGGCTCCGTCCTGGGGCTGGACGACGGAGCTGTATGGGACGGTGCGGCCACACCCGGCGCTGGAGACGCGGCTGGAGCTGCTCCTGGATCGCACCACCACCGCGCCGCGCTTCATCGAGGACAGGGGTGACGACCGCTTCCTGCTGAGCCCCTTGCTGTCGGACACGCTGTCGCTGACGCTGCGGCAGCAGTGGGTGGTGACTCCGCGGCTGACGCTCCAGGCCTACGCGCAGCTCTTCACGGCCTATGGCGCCTACGGCACGTATTACGAGGGCGTGTCCGACGCGAGGCGCTCGCCCATCCGCTTCAGCAGCCTGGTGCCGGTGGAGCACGAAAACACGGACGACTTCCACGACGTGGGGCTGAACCTGAACGTGGTGCTGCGCTGGGAGTACCGGTTGGGCTCGACGCTGTACGTGGTGTACACGCACGGACAGCAGCGCCTGCCGGTGGCGGACGGCGTGCGGCCACCGCACTCTCTGATGCCACACGGGTTGCTGGCGGGCGCGGCCAACGACGCGCTGATGTTGAAATGGTCCTGGTACTGGGGCGCGTGA
- a CDS encoding Ppx/GppA phosphatase family protein produces the protein MGPSTSKSVLAAIDVGTNAVRLELARPVDGALERLHKERDPIRPGEGVFTSGRMSRETTDRLVSTLRRYAVLCQRHEARVRAVATSAMRDARNQAEVVQRVHDETGLKLEVVSGEEEARLICLGVLHRTPPRTRSLLVDMGGGSTEVALATGERPDELWSLPLGAVRLTELFETSGKVSPERLRLMRGYVEEALRETLPRNVPQLPRVALGSSGTIKAVVGFAASRGGSHASVNQLTRAVELLAEMTPEERHEHFEPRRADIIVAGATLLECVLRYLGVEGVIAVKQGLRKGILVDLLYRQDAANEATPLTGAVLAANQRRAFDEKHAP, from the coding sequence ATGGGACCATCGACCTCCAAGTCCGTCCTCGCCGCCATCGACGTGGGAACCAATGCCGTTCGCCTGGAGCTGGCGCGGCCTGTCGATGGCGCCCTGGAGAGATTGCACAAGGAGCGCGACCCCATCCGCCCGGGAGAGGGCGTCTTCACCAGCGGGAGGATGTCGCGGGAGACGACGGATCGGCTGGTCTCCACCTTGCGGCGCTATGCGGTGCTGTGCCAGCGGCACGAGGCCCGGGTGCGAGCGGTGGCCACCAGCGCCATGCGGGATGCCAGGAACCAGGCGGAAGTCGTCCAGCGGGTCCATGACGAGACGGGGCTGAAGCTGGAGGTGGTGAGCGGCGAGGAGGAAGCGCGCCTCATCTGCCTGGGCGTGCTGCATCGCACGCCGCCGAGGACGCGCTCGCTGCTGGTGGACATGGGTGGAGGCTCCACGGAGGTGGCCCTCGCCACCGGGGAGCGGCCCGATGAGCTGTGGAGCCTGCCGTTGGGCGCGGTGCGGCTGACGGAGCTCTTCGAGACCTCCGGGAAGGTGTCGCCCGAGCGGCTGCGGCTGATGCGCGGCTACGTGGAGGAGGCGCTGCGCGAGACCCTCCCCAGGAACGTCCCCCAGCTGCCTCGGGTGGCGCTGGGCTCCTCTGGCACCATCAAGGCCGTGGTGGGCTTCGCGGCCAGCCGGGGCGGCTCGCACGCGTCCGTGAACCAGCTCACGCGCGCGGTGGAGCTGCTGGCGGAGATGACGCCGGAAGAGCGGCACGAGCACTTCGAGCCCCGGCGCGCGGACATCATCGTCGCGGGCGCCACCCTGCTCGAGTGTGTGCTCCGGTACCTGGGCGTGGAGGGCGTCATCGCCGTCAAGCAGGGCCTGCGCAAGGGCATCCTCGTGGACCTGCTCTACCGACAGGACGCCGCGAACGAGGCCACCCCGCTGACGGGCGCGGTGCTGGCCGCGAACCAGCGCCGCGCCTTCGACGAGAAGCACGCGCCTTGA
- a CDS encoding DUF885 family protein, with translation MEGWAHYVEQMMVDEGLGGGDPAVRLGQLRRALQRHARWHAGLSMHAFGASVEGAAKRYAEIAYFEPFPALREVQRGTFNPTYLYYALGRMQILKLREDYKRYLEARGQTFSLRDFHDRFLQLGLPVSLARQALMPGDTGPSLE, from the coding sequence GTGGAGGGCTGGGCGCACTACGTGGAGCAGATGATGGTGGACGAGGGCCTCGGCGGGGGAGACCCGGCGGTGCGGCTGGGGCAGTTGCGGCGAGCGCTGCAACGGCACGCGCGGTGGCACGCGGGGCTGTCGATGCACGCCTTCGGTGCGTCGGTGGAGGGCGCGGCGAAGCGCTACGCGGAGATCGCGTACTTCGAGCCCTTCCCGGCGCTGCGCGAGGTGCAGCGCGGCACGTTCAACCCGACGTACCTCTACTACGCGCTGGGGCGGATGCAGATTCTGAAGCTGCGCGAGGACTACAAGCGCTACCTGGAGGCGCGCGGACAGACGTTCTCGCTGCGAGACTTCCACGACCGGTTCCTGCAACTCGGGCTGCCGGTGTCGCTCGCGCGGCAGGCGTTGATGCCCGGGGATACGGGGCCCTCGTTGGAGTGA
- a CDS encoding DUF885 domain-containing protein — MILRTPLCCAALLLASACAPRTGAGPAAATSAMAATPADAEYNRFAREYLDWYYAAHPVRATNLGLHAYDARLPDMSAGAFQRRAGELRGWLARLERLDRAALTGDAVFDVRILENAIRAELLELEEARGWQRDPMLYNSTLASGLSSLSQREFAPVEERMRSLMARMERIPEVVAAAKANLRDVPKPWAEQGLRDTRGTVGFLRTDLPEALKAQGLERVDAGLRREFSDALAKATAEVEGFARWQEQELLPKANGDFRLGRELFERKLALEEHVALTAEQLRDINERAIREYQAKVASEAARVDATKSPVAVMDALVHDHPTAEELIPTARKQLEACQRFVLEKGLMTLPSERLPTVRETPPYARMGFASMDTPGPFETRATEAFYNITNVEPGWTEEQKAQHLTYFNHAGLLGITVHEAMPGHFVQLLYEARIPTEVRKVFTPASLVEGWAHYVEQMMVDEGLGGGDPAVRLGQLRRALQRHARWHAGLSMHAFGETVEGAAKRYAEIAYFEPFPALREVQRGTFNPTYLYYALGRMQILKLREDYKRYLEARGQTFSLRDFHDRFLQLGLPVSLARQALMPGDTGPSLE; from the coding sequence GTGATTCTTCGCACTCCCCTCTGTTGTGCCGCCCTGCTCCTGGCGTCCGCGTGTGCCCCTCGCACGGGAGCCGGGCCAGCCGCCGCCACGTCCGCCATGGCCGCCACGCCCGCCGATGCCGAGTACAACCGTTTCGCCCGCGAGTACCTCGACTGGTACTACGCCGCCCACCCGGTCCGCGCGACGAACCTGGGCCTGCACGCGTACGACGCGCGGCTGCCGGACATGTCGGCCGGGGCCTTCCAGCGCCGGGCCGGGGAACTGCGCGGATGGCTCGCGCGGCTGGAGCGGCTGGACCGGGCGGCGCTGACCGGAGACGCGGTGTTCGACGTGCGCATCCTGGAGAACGCCATCCGCGCGGAGCTGCTGGAGCTGGAGGAGGCGCGTGGCTGGCAGCGCGACCCGATGCTCTACAACTCCACCCTCGCGAGTGGCCTCTCGTCGCTGTCGCAGCGGGAGTTCGCGCCGGTGGAGGAGCGGATGCGAAGCCTGATGGCGCGGATGGAGCGGATTCCCGAGGTGGTGGCCGCGGCGAAGGCGAACCTGCGCGACGTGCCGAAGCCGTGGGCCGAGCAGGGCCTGCGGGACACGCGGGGCACGGTGGGCTTCCTGCGCACGGACCTGCCGGAGGCGCTGAAGGCACAGGGGCTGGAGCGGGTGGACGCCGGGCTGCGGCGGGAATTCTCCGACGCCCTGGCGAAGGCCACGGCCGAGGTGGAGGGCTTCGCTCGGTGGCAGGAGCAGGAGCTGTTGCCGAAGGCGAACGGGGACTTCCGGCTGGGGCGGGAGCTCTTCGAGCGGAAGCTGGCGCTGGAGGAGCACGTGGCGCTGACGGCCGAGCAGCTCCGGGACATCAACGAGCGGGCCATCCGCGAGTACCAGGCGAAGGTGGCGTCGGAGGCGGCGCGGGTGGACGCGACGAAGTCACCGGTGGCGGTGATGGACGCGCTGGTGCACGACCACCCGACGGCCGAGGAGCTCATTCCGACGGCGCGCAAGCAATTGGAGGCGTGCCAGCGGTTCGTGCTGGAGAAGGGGTTGATGACGCTGCCCTCGGAGCGGCTGCCGACGGTGCGCGAGACGCCGCCATACGCGCGGATGGGCTTCGCGTCGATGGACACGCCGGGGCCATTCGAGACGCGGGCGACGGAGGCCTTCTACAACATCACCAACGTGGAGCCGGGGTGGACGGAGGAGCAGAAGGCGCAGCACCTGACGTACTTCAACCACGCGGGGCTGCTGGGCATCACGGTGCACGAGGCGATGCCGGGACACTTCGTGCAGTTGCTGTACGAGGCCCGGATTCCCACGGAGGTGCGCAAGGTGTTCACGCCCGCGTCGCTGGTGGAGGGCTGGGCGCACTACGTGGAGCAGATGATGGTGGACGAGGGCCTCGGCGGGGGAGACCCGGCGGTGCGGCTGGGGCAGTTGCGACGAGCGCTGCAACGGCACGCGCGGTGGCACGCGGGCCTGTCGATGCACGCCTTCGGAGAGACGGTGGAGGGGGCGGCGAAGCGCTACGCGGAGATCGCGTACTTCGAGCCCTTCCCGGCGTTGCGCGAGGTGCAGCGCGGCACGTTCAACCCGACGTACCTCTACTACGCGCTGGGACGGATGCAGATTCTGAAGCTGCGCGAGGACTACAAGCGCTACCTGGAGGCGCGCGGACAGACGTTCTCGCTGCGAGACTTCCACGACCGGTTCCTGCAACTCGGGCTGCCGGTGTCGCTCGCGCGGCAGGCGTTGATGCCCGGGGATACGGGGCCCTCGTTGGAGTGA
- a CDS encoding AsmA family protein, giving the protein MSEQLPNKKKRWPYVLGGIVLLLVVVVAVALWRLDAFLLQRARLEATKLSQTLGRPVEIGDIDTQLFPHVGVEVENVVVGSAEGEQVPLAELKRLDVSVALWPALTSRGQDIQVKNAEATGLTVNVVRLPDGTTNVSRLMEKLDQQQPQEEQPPAEEQPTDLSAVRVDRAALTDATIRLIDRSGAQARELAISDLDVEVKDLRAGKPLEAVLHAAVLAQQQNFHLTLKTTPLPPSLIPVPERVVLKSEPIDLSPLGPFLGPDVGLQAGTLSADWSAELGAAVPGGDGPTKLQGGLRAQGLRFAGAEGGKALDLLLDTDVTGDMKTGDLTLGKLLMELGPARLTGKGQVKGLLTETPSVQDFELVGQNLDPALLAEYYPPLRKQLANQISGPIGLVVKGGGTQESQALTAEVDLTPVRLRIPEQLSKEAGTPMRLTARLTGAAASGGALRFDAKADLAGVDMRPGLLLDKRPGQTFTVDTVGTYQPERGKQPLKVDLSRLNVALLDSTLSGRASVAMAGEGAKQTTTFSLALKSPRLNADELLMTDEEVAAVAGPAGQQEEAPEDPKRFNGMRGDMLFEIGALRMNEMDLSNMVAELKMVDDLITVERFTTSVYGGTVSAGGSSVRLGPPAEQRPFELKAEVRGMNVAQALSDRVPRKVLEGTFDGQMSLSGVGYEMESLKERLVGAIDGNLLGGAFVGMDIPAAVSGPLVKALPFAGKALSSDGVTQLAEQLPFGVTIKNGVAQLSKPITWTRPEAAMSFDGGIRLDGTLDLAGKVSLGPPLVQKMTLGRATPTEPIPVALKLTGKAWSPEVTGLDVKPAALAIAKMAAAGAATELLGDKGKEVGKIITGGTDAAKQAAQAEAEKRKRELEEKAKQEAEAARKKAEEEAKKRLKGIFGR; this is encoded by the coding sequence ATGTCCGAACAGCTCCCCAACAAGAAGAAGCGCTGGCCCTATGTCCTGGGCGGCATCGTCCTGCTCCTGGTCGTCGTGGTCGCCGTCGCCCTGTGGCGTCTCGATGCCTTCCTGCTCCAGCGCGCCCGCCTCGAGGCCACGAAGCTCTCGCAGACACTCGGCCGGCCCGTGGAGATTGGCGACATCGACACGCAGCTCTTCCCCCACGTGGGCGTCGAGGTGGAGAACGTGGTGGTGGGCTCCGCCGAGGGTGAGCAGGTGCCACTGGCGGAGCTGAAGCGGCTCGACGTGTCCGTGGCGCTCTGGCCCGCGCTGACCTCGCGGGGCCAGGACATCCAGGTGAAGAACGCCGAGGCCACCGGGCTCACCGTCAACGTCGTCCGGCTGCCGGATGGCACCACCAACGTCTCGCGGCTGATGGAGAAGCTCGACCAGCAACAGCCCCAGGAGGAGCAGCCCCCCGCCGAGGAGCAGCCGACGGACCTGTCCGCGGTGCGCGTGGACCGGGCGGCGCTCACCGACGCCACCATCCGCCTCATCGACCGGAGCGGGGCGCAGGCGCGCGAGCTGGCCATCTCCGACCTCGACGTGGAGGTGAAGGACCTGCGCGCGGGCAAGCCGCTGGAGGCGGTGCTCCACGCCGCGGTGCTGGCACAGCAGCAGAACTTCCACCTCACGTTGAAGACGACGCCCCTGCCCCCCTCGCTCATCCCGGTGCCCGAGCGCGTGGTGCTCAAGTCCGAGCCCATCGACCTCTCGCCGCTGGGGCCCTTCCTCGGCCCGGACGTGGGGCTGCAGGCGGGCACGCTGAGCGCGGACTGGTCGGCGGAGCTCGGCGCGGCGGTGCCCGGTGGCGACGGGCCCACGAAGCTCCAGGGCGGCCTGCGCGCGCAGGGCCTGCGCTTCGCCGGGGCCGAGGGCGGCAAGGCGCTCGACCTCCTGCTGGACACCGACGTGACGGGCGACATGAAGACGGGAGACCTGACGCTGGGCAAGCTGCTGATGGAGCTCGGCCCCGCGCGCCTCACCGGAAAGGGCCAGGTGAAGGGGCTGCTCACCGAGACGCCCTCGGTGCAGGACTTCGAGCTGGTGGGCCAGAACCTCGACCCGGCGCTGCTGGCCGAGTACTACCCGCCCCTGCGCAAGCAACTCGCCAACCAGATCTCGGGCCCCATCGGCCTGGTGGTGAAGGGCGGAGGAACGCAGGAGTCGCAGGCGCTCACGGCGGAGGTGGACCTGACGCCGGTGCGGCTGCGCATCCCCGAGCAGCTCTCCAAGGAGGCGGGCACGCCCATGCGGCTGACGGCCCGGCTCACCGGCGCCGCGGCCAGCGGGGGCGCGCTGCGCTTCGACGCGAAGGCGGACCTCGCGGGCGTGGACATGCGGCCGGGACTGCTGCTGGACAAGCGTCCGGGACAGACCTTCACGGTGGACACGGTGGGCACCTACCAGCCGGAGCGTGGCAAGCAGCCGCTGAAGGTGGACCTGAGCCGGCTGAACGTGGCGCTGCTCGACTCCACGCTGTCGGGCAGGGCCTCCGTGGCCATGGCGGGCGAGGGCGCGAAGCAGACGACGACGTTCTCCCTGGCGCTCAAGAGCCCCCGGCTCAACGCGGACGAGCTGTTGATGACGGACGAGGAGGTCGCCGCCGTGGCCGGCCCCGCGGGCCAGCAGGAGGAGGCGCCCGAGGATCCCAAGCGCTTCAACGGCATGCGCGGGGACATGCTCTTCGAGATCGGCGCGCTGCGGATGAACGAGATGGACCTGTCCAACATGGTGGCCGAGCTGAAGATGGTGGACGACCTCATCACGGTGGAGCGCTTCACCACGAGCGTGTACGGCGGCACGGTGTCGGCGGGAGGCAGCTCGGTGCGGCTGGGGCCTCCGGCGGAGCAGCGGCCCTTCGAGCTGAAGGCGGAGGTGCGCGGCATGAACGTGGCGCAGGCGCTGTCCGACCGGGTGCCGCGCAAGGTGCTGGAGGGGACGTTCGACGGCCAGATGAGCCTGTCGGGCGTGGGCTACGAGATGGAGAGCCTGAAGGAGCGGCTCGTCGGGGCCATCGATGGCAACCTGCTGGGCGGGGCGTTCGTTGGCATGGACATTCCGGCGGCGGTGTCCGGGCCCCTGGTGAAGGCTCTGCCATTCGCGGGCAAGGCGCTGAGCAGTGACGGGGTGACGCAGCTGGCGGAGCAGCTGCCGTTCGGGGTGACCATCAAGAACGGCGTGGCGCAGCTCTCCAAGCCCATCACCTGGACGCGGCCGGAGGCGGCGATGAGCTTCGATGGAGGCATCCGGCTGGACGGGACCCTGGACCTGGCGGGTAAGGTGAGCCTCGGGCCACCGCTGGTGCAGAAGATGACGCTGGGCCGGGCGACGCCGACCGAGCCCATCCCGGTGGCGCTGAAGCTGACGGGCAAGGCGTGGAGCCCGGAGGTGACGGGGCTGGACGTAAAGCCGGCGGCGTTGGCCATCGCGAAGATGGCGGCGGCGGGCGCGGCGACGGAGCTGCTGGGGGACAAGGGCAAGGAAGTGGGGAAGATCATCACCGGCGGCACGGACGCGGCGAAGCAGGCGGCGCAGGCCGAGGCGGAGAAGCGCAAGCGCGAGCTGGAGGAGAAGGCGAAGCAGGAAGCGGAGGCCGCGCGCAAGAAGGCGGAAGAAGAGGCGAAGAAGCGCCTCAAGGGCATCTTCGGGCGCTAA
- a CDS encoding glutathione S-transferase family protein — protein MLVDGEWRTDWYAPDEAGRFVRPRTRFHDRVSASGEGRFPAEAGRYHLYVSYACPWASRTLIIRKLKGLEKAVGVTVVDPRMGRNGWGFGCYPRSDEDTLNGARYLRDLYLMADPHYTGRVTVPLLWDTRERTLVNNESRELLRMLDTEFDAFAEHPVTLWPEALRERVDATIDALYEPVNNGVYKAGFATSQGAYELACRELFTALEHWERVLERQRYLCGDVLTEADICFYTTLVRFDLVYYSHFKCNLARLQDFHNLWNYLLDLYQTPGFAETTNIDHIKVHYYWSQDSVNPSRIVPMGPYIDLLAQHDRDRLGPRMLAPAPGVTRH, from the coding sequence ATGTTGGTGGACGGAGAGTGGCGTACGGACTGGTACGCCCCGGACGAGGCCGGACGCTTCGTGCGTCCGCGAACGCGCTTTCATGACAGGGTGTCCGCGAGCGGGGAAGGGCGCTTCCCGGCGGAGGCGGGCCGCTACCATCTCTATGTCTCCTATGCCTGCCCGTGGGCGTCGCGCACGCTCATCATCCGCAAGCTCAAGGGGCTGGAGAAGGCGGTGGGCGTCACCGTGGTGGACCCTCGCATGGGGCGCAACGGGTGGGGCTTCGGGTGCTATCCGCGCTCGGACGAGGACACGCTCAACGGCGCGCGCTACCTGAGGGACCTCTACCTCATGGCGGATCCGCACTACACGGGACGGGTGACGGTGCCCCTCCTGTGGGACACGCGCGAGCGGACGCTCGTCAACAACGAGTCGCGCGAGCTGCTGCGGATGCTGGACACCGAGTTCGACGCCTTCGCCGAGCACCCGGTGACGCTGTGGCCCGAGGCGCTGCGCGAGCGGGTGGACGCGACGATCGACGCGCTCTACGAGCCGGTGAACAACGGCGTGTACAAGGCGGGCTTCGCGACGAGCCAGGGCGCCTACGAGCTGGCGTGCCGTGAGCTGTTCACCGCGCTGGAGCACTGGGAGCGGGTGTTGGAGCGGCAGCGCTACCTGTGCGGCGACGTGCTCACCGAGGCGGACATCTGCTTCTACACGACGCTGGTGCGCTTCGACCTCGTCTATTACTCGCACTTCAAATGCAACCTGGCGCGTCTGCAGGACTTCCACAACCTGTGGAACTACCTGCTCGACCTGTACCAGACGCCCGGCTTCGCCGAGACGACCAACATCGACCACATCAAGGTGCACTACTACTGGAGCCAGGACTCGGTGAACCCCTCGCGCATCGTCCCGATGGGGCCCTACATCGACCTGCTCGCGCAGCACGACAGGGACCGGCTCGGCCCCCGCATGCTGGCCCCCGCCCCCGGCGTCACGCGTCACTGA